In Streptomyces sp. TLI_146, the genomic stretch GACGAGGAGGGCACCGAGGCCGTCACGTACGAGAACAAGCTGTCCGACGAGGTGATCGCCGAGCGGCTCGACCACCTCTCGCGGCTCGCCGAGGAGCTGACCGCCCAGCGGGCCGAGGAGCGCATCGGCGACACCGTGCGGGTGCTGGTCGAGTCGGTCGACGACGAGGACGGCGTGGTGGGCCGCGCCGAGCACCAGGCGCCCGAGACCGATGGTCAAGTGCGGTTCACGGAGGGCGCCGGACTGACGCCGGGCCGTATCGTCGAGGCGAAGGTCGTCGCCGCCGAGGGCGTCGACCTGGTGGTGACGAGTCTCGACGTCCTTGAGGAGGCGGCCAGATGACCGGAGTCCCGGCATCCGCGGCGGGCGGTACCGGCCGGACGCCGGCGCCCGGCGGCAAGCTGGGCGCGGCGGCCGTCAACCAGGCCAGCCTCTGGAACATCGCCAACATCCTCACCATGGTCCGGCTCGTCCTCGTGCCGGGCTTCGTGGTGCTGATGCTGCAGGACGGCGGGTACGACCCGGCCTGGCGGGCCTGGGCGTGGGCGGCGTTCGCCGTCGCGATGATCACGGACATCTTCGACGGGCATCTGGCCCGGACGTACGACCTGGTCACGGACTTCGGGAAGATCGCGGACCCGATCGCCGACAAGGCGATCATGGGCGCCGCGCTGGTCTGCCTCTCCTCGCTCGGTGATCTGCCGTGGTGGGTGACCGGAGTGATCCTCTTCCGGGAACTCGGGATCACGCTCATGCGTTTCTGGGTCATCAGGCACGGGGTGATTCCCGCCAGCAGGGGCGGGAAGCTGAAGACCCTGGCGCAGGGCACGGCAACGGGGATGTACGTGCTGGCGCTCACGGGTCCGCTGGCGACCCTGCGCTTCTGGGTGATGGCGGTCGCCGTGGTGCTGACGGTCGTCACCGGGCTCGACTATGTGCGACAGGCGGTCGTACTGAGGCGCCAGGGGCTCGCCGCGCAGCGCGCCGAGCGCGCCGCCGAGGCCGCCGTGGAGGGGCCGGGCCGGTGAAGGCGGCGGCGCGGATCATGCGACTGCTCACGGAGCGTGACCAGACGGTTGCGGCTGCGGAGTCGCTGACCGGCGGTCTGGTGGCCGCCGAGCTGACCGAGGCACCGGGCGCCTCGCAGGGCTTCCGCGGCTCCGTGACGGCGTACGCGACGGACGTCAAGCAGAAGGTCCTGGGCGTCGACGGGACCCTTCTGGCGGAGCGCGGAGCCGTGGATGCCGAGGTCGCGCGGCAGATGGCGGGTGGTGTGCGGCGGATGCTGGGGGCTGACTGGGGTCTGGCCACCACCGGCGTCGCGGGACCCACCGCCCAGGACGGAAAGCCCGTCGGGACGGTCTACGTCGCCGTCGAGGGACCGGACGGGAACGGGAAAACCGCCGCTTTGAGGTTGAACGGCGACAGGGCGGAAATCCGTAGAGAGAGTGTACGGAGCGTGCTCGAACTGCTCTCCGGTGAACTCGGCGCAGATGCGCGGGCACAGGATACGGAACAGAACGGGGGGAATTGATGTTTGCAGCCCTGAGTGAACACGACATCGCTCCCCGCACGGCCGCAGCGCGAGGCGGTACGGTGGGGCGTGAAGGATGCGGCTACGCGGTCCGAGGAGGGAGCCACCGATGATTCTGCTCCGTCGCCTGCTGGGTGACGTGCTGCGTCGGCAGCGCCAGCGCCAGGGCCGTACTCTGCGCGAAGTCTCCTCGTCCGCCCGAGTCTCACTCGGCTATCTCTCCGAGGTGGAGCGGGGGCAGAAGGAGGCTTCCTCCGAGCTGCTCTCCGCGATCTGCGACGCGCTTGACGTACGGATGTCCGAGCTCATGCGGGAAGTGAGCGACGAGCTGGCACTTGCCGAGCTCGCTGCCTCGGCGGCGGCGAGCGACCCGGTGCCTGCACCGGTACGTCCGATGCTCAATTCGATCTCCGTGACGTCGGTGACCGGTGTCCCGACCGAGCGAGTGACGATCAAGGCGCCCGCGGAAGCGGTGGACGTCGTCGCGGCCTGACGCTGTCGGGCTCTGTCTGTGAGTGGCCCCGGCCGGTCTGTTGACCGGCCGGGGTTTCTCTTTTCCCCGAATGCCCCATTTATGGCTTCCGTGTAAAGGTGGGGGGAGTGCGAGCGGGGAGATTCCGCGCGCACGAAGGCGCATACGGAACGGAGTGCATGCATGTCTGTCGTGAAGAGCTCGCTGTCCGAGGCCGACCTGAAGGTGGTGGGCGACGCGCTGCAGGGCGCGCTCGTCGACCTCGTGGATCTGTCGCTGGTCGCCAAGCAGGTGCACTGGAACGTCGTCGGGCCGCGTTTCCGGTCCGTCCACCTCCAGCTCGACGAGGTGGTCGACACGGCCAGGCTGCACTCCGACACGGTGGCCGAGCGGGCCGCGGCGCTCGGCGTCACCCCGGACGGCCGGGCGGCGACCGTGGCGTCGACCAGCGCGATCGGCAAGGTGCCCACCGGCTGGATCAAGGACGGTGACGCGGTACGGATCCTGGTCGACGCACTGGGCGCGGTGATCGCCCGGATGCGTGAGCGGATCGAGGCGACCGGCGACCCGGACCCGATCAGCCAGGACGTACTCATCGGGCTGACCGCGGACCTGGAGAAGCACGCGTGGATGTTCCAGGCGGAGACGGCCTGAGTCCGGGGCCTGGCGGCCTGAAGGCCTGAAGGCCTGGAGCGGGTGTGAGGCGGGGCGGGGCGGCGGTGTGAGGCGGGGCGCGTGGGGCTGTATGCGCGCCCGGACTGCGTCCGGTGCGCCCTCCCGGTGAACGAGGGGGCGGTCTAGCGTCGGCCCGAGGAGGCGGCCATGGCAGTGGCGGTGCGTTGGGTGCCGGCGCTCGTGGTGGGGGCGCTGTGGTGGTGGGCGGTGCTGCGCCTGCTGACGGCACCCGGCGAGGCCGGAGTCCTCGAAGGCGCGGTGGCCGCGGGCGGCTGGGGCCTGAGCCTGCTGCCGGTGCACGTCGCCAGCCCCGCGGTCACCACGGCATCGCGACGCCGCCGTTCGGACGCAGGATCTGGCCCGTCGTGAACGACGACGCGTCCGAGGCGAGGTGGAGCACGGTGTGTGCGATGTCCTCGGGCTCGCCGACCCGTCCGAGCGGGGAGAGCCGGACCATCGTCGACTCGATCTGCCGCTGGTGCTCGGCCGAGTGCCGCTCGGTCATCGGCGTACGCACCCAGCCCGGGGCGACGGCGTTGACACGGATGGAGTGCGGGCCGAGCTCGGTGGCGAGGGTCTTGGTGAGCTGGACGACGGCTGCCTTGGAGACGCTGTAGCAGAACAGGCCGGGCCCGGCGGAGTCCACGGCTCCGGACGCCATGGTGATGATGCTGCCCGCCGTACCGTTCTCGATCATGACGCGGGCCACCTCCTGGCAGGAGTGCAGTACGCCCTTGAAGTTGACCGCGAGAACGCGGTCGAGGTCGGCGTCATCGGTGTCGAGTACCGCGCTGGAGTGCATGATCCCGGCGATGGCGGCCAGGACGTCGACCCGGCCCGCGCCGCGCACGGCCGCGCGCAGCGCCGTGCGATCGGTCACGTCGAGCACATGGGTGTACGCGGTGCCCCCGGCCTTGGCGATCAGCTCGCGGGTGCCCCGGAGGCCCTGCTCGTCGAGGTCCGCGCAGTGCACGACCGCGCCCGCCTCGGCGAGCAGGACGGCACTGGCCCGCCCGATACCGCCGGCGGCGCCGGTCACGAAGGCGGTGCGATCGGTGAGGTCGTACGCCGAGAGGGGCATGCGGGGACGGTACGGGTAGATCTGACGGAGCGTCAACTGCCTTGGCTTGTGGATCGGTTGTCCGCCGGAGGGTTGGGCTGGCAGCGGGGGCACCAGTAGGTGGGGCGCTCGCTGTCGGCGGGGTCGCGCAGGGTGGTCGAGCGCAGCGCCGCACCGCAGCGGGGGCAGGGCTGTCCGCTGCGCCCGTACACGTACACCTTCCGGGAGGTGCGCTCGCGATTCGCCTCCAGCAGCTTCTTGGCGGCCATGACGACCCGCGCGGGGTCGGTGAGCTCGCCCACCGGCAGCCACGGCACGGCCCGGACGGCGAAGCAGATCTCCGACTTGTAGACGTTGCCGACCCCGGCCAGATTGCGCTGGTCGAGCAGCGCCTCGCCGAGCGGCCGGGCCGGGTCCTGGAGCAGGTTGCGCAGGGCCAGCTCGGGATCCCAGTCCGGGCCGAGCAGATCGGGGCCGAGGTGGCCGACGACGCGGTGTTCGTCGCGGGTGCGGAGCAGGTCGAGGACGGCCAGCCGGTACCCGACGGCCGTCCGGTCCGCCGTGCCCAGGATCGCCCGGATCTGGTCGCTCCGGCCGCCCCGCCAGCGCTCCCCGGGCGCGAACACCCGCCAGGACCCTTCCATCCGCAGATGCGAGTGGAGGGTGAGGCCGCCCTCGATCCGGGTGAGCAGATGCTTTCCGCGCGGGGTGACGTCCAGCACGGTCCGCCCGGTCAGATCGACGGTCGCGAGCCGGGGCACGCGCAGGTCGGACCTGATCAGCTCGCATCCACCGAGCGCGTCATCGAGCCGCCGGGCGGCCTGCCAGACGGTGTCTCCTTCGGGCATGGGGTCATTGTGCAGGGTTGGGGGGTCCGGGGTGGGGCGCCGCCAGGGGTGCGGGGGTGGGGCGAGTGTGGGGCGAGGGGGCTGGTCGCGCTGGATTCAGGGCCGCAGTCGCAACCCCCTCGGCGTGGGGACGAACCCCGCCCCCTCCAGTGCCCGCGCCAGCGGCGCCGTGAGCGCGGCCTCGCCATTGACCCGCTCCACGGTCACCGTCCCCAGCCGCCCGGCCCGCGCCGCCCCCGCCAGCGCCTCCACCGCCGCCAGCAGCGCCGGATCCTCGGGCTCGGACGGCCAGACCAGCAGGGACTTGCCACCGCGCTCCATGTAGAGCGCGAGCTCGCCGTCGACCAGGACGACCATCGACCCGGCCTTGCGGCCCGGCTTGTGCCCGGCCCCGGCCGGCGGCTCGGGCCAGGCAAGCGCCGCCCCGTAGGCGTTGGCGGGATCGGCGGCCGCCAGCACCACACCACGGGGCGCGGGCCGCGCCTCCGCACGGTCGCGCGCGGTGGCCGCCGCCCGCAGCCGGTCCACCGCCCCGTCCATCGCGAACTGGGCCGCGCCCAGCCCCTCCACGACATAGCCGCGCCGCGCCTGGCCGCTGTCCTCGAACGCCGCCAGGATCCGGTACGTCGCCGAGAAG encodes the following:
- a CDS encoding SDR family NAD(P)-dependent oxidoreductase, yielding MPLSAYDLTDRTAFVTGAAGGIGRASAVLLAEAGAVVHCADLDEQGLRGTRELIAKAGGTAYTHVLDVTDRTALRAAVRGAGRVDVLAAIAGIMHSSAVLDTDDADLDRVLAVNFKGVLHSCQEVARVMIENGTAGSIITMASGAVDSAGPGLFCYSVSKAAVVQLTKTLATELGPHSIRVNAVAPGWVRTPMTERHSAEHQRQIESTMVRLSPLGRVGEPEDIAHTVLHLASDASSFTTGQILRPNGGVAMPW
- a CDS encoding helix-turn-helix domain-containing protein; the protein is MILLRRLLGDVLRRQRQRQGRTLREVSSSARVSLGYLSEVERGQKEASSELLSAICDALDVRMSELMREVSDELALAELAASAAASDPVPAPVRPMLNSISVTSVTGVPTERVTIKAPAEAVDVVAA
- a CDS encoding Fpg/Nei family DNA glycosylase, with product MPEGDTVWQAARRLDDALGGCELIRSDLRVPRLATVDLTGRTVLDVTPRGKHLLTRIEGGLTLHSHLRMEGSWRVFAPGERWRGGRSDQIRAILGTADRTAVGYRLAVLDLLRTRDEHRVVGHLGPDLLGPDWDPELALRNLLQDPARPLGEALLDQRNLAGVGNVYKSEICFAVRAVPWLPVGELTDPARVVMAAKKLLEANRERTSRKVYVYGRSGQPCPRCGAALRSTTLRDPADSERPTYWCPRCQPNPPADNRSTSQGS
- the pgsA gene encoding CDP-diacylglycerol--glycerol-3-phosphate 3-phosphatidyltransferase, which produces MTGVPASAAGGTGRTPAPGGKLGAAAVNQASLWNIANILTMVRLVLVPGFVVLMLQDGGYDPAWRAWAWAAFAVAMITDIFDGHLARTYDLVTDFGKIADPIADKAIMGAALVCLSSLGDLPWWVTGVILFRELGITLMRFWVIRHGVIPASRGGKLKTLAQGTATGMYVLALTGPLATLRFWVMAVAVVLTVVTGLDYVRQAVVLRRQGLAAQRAERAAEAAVEGPGR
- a CDS encoding Dps family protein: MSVVKSSLSEADLKVVGDALQGALVDLVDLSLVAKQVHWNVVGPRFRSVHLQLDEVVDTARLHSDTVAERAAALGVTPDGRAATVASTSAIGKVPTGWIKDGDAVRILVDALGAVIARMRERIEATGDPDPISQDVLIGLTADLEKHAWMFQAETA
- a CDS encoding CinA family protein, encoding MKAAARIMRLLTERDQTVAAAESLTGGLVAAELTEAPGASQGFRGSVTAYATDVKQKVLGVDGTLLAERGAVDAEVARQMAGGVRRMLGADWGLATTGVAGPTAQDGKPVGTVYVAVEGPDGNGKTAALRLNGDRAEIRRESVRSVLELLSGELGADARAQDTEQNGGN